One stretch of Segatella copri DNA includes these proteins:
- the ileS gene encoding isoleucine--tRNA ligase, translated as MAKKFAEHNGLNLTQTNNDVLAAWEKNDIFHKSIDEREGCPQFIFFEGPPSANGHPGIHHVLARSIKDTFNRYKTMKGFQVHRKAGWDTHGLPVELGVEKELGITKKDIDNKASEKYISTEDYNHKCRENVMKFTAEWRELTEKMGYFVDLDHPYITYDNKYIETLWWLLKQLYNKGLLYKGYTIQPYSPGAGTGLSSHELNQPGCYRDVKDLTTTAQFLIKDPKAEWTKWGKPYFIAWTTTPWTLPSNVALCVGPKIDYVAIETYNLYNGEPMTLVMAEALVGSYLKSDQECKEGDLLPFDKEKKQCPWRIIDHMKGTDLEGMHYEQLLPWVKPCEKVDLFAPAFVTEYAAAHPEKVFASEDGRDQFVEMDSEAFRVILGDYVTTDDGTGIVHIAPTFGADDAKVAKDANIPALYLINKKGETRPMVDLQGKFYLIEDLDDNFVSACVNKEAYAHHAGDYVKNAYDPQFNVDGVWDKKASDKAEDLNIVLCYELKQEGKAFKSEKHVHNYPHCWRTDKPILYYPLDSWFIKDTARKERMVELNKTINWQPESTGTGRFGNWLENLNDWNLSRSRFWGTPLPIWRDENRGEKCIGSLEELYAEIEKSVAAGIMQSNPLKENGFVPGDYSQENYDKIDLHRPYVDKIVLVNEEGKPMYRESDLIDVWFDSGSMPYAQLHYPFEGEMARGTEADRDALIHSTYEGYAIPPKFYPADFINEGVDQTRGWFFTLHAIATMVFDSVAFKNVISSGLVLDAKGNKMSKHVGNVTNPFEMIDKYGADPVRFYMMTNSEPWDNLKFDPNGVDETRRKFFGTLYNTYSFFALYANVDGFDAEAAQVPFEKRPEIDRWILSSLNTLIKGVDRELAGYDPTRAGRLIDAFVNDDLSNWYVRLNRKRFWGKEMSEDKLSAYQTLYTCLMTVAKLLAPFAPFYADELYHDLGGELESVHLDKFPVADETAIDADLEERMAIAQKITSMVLALRRKVNIKVRQPLQQIMIPAVDDVQKAHIEAVAGLLKNEVNVKEVNFIEGQGILVKKVKCNFRVMGKKFGKLMKGVAAQMSALDQDQIAAFEKAGNITLNIDGQEAVVEVADVEIISEDIPGWLVSNEGNLTVALEVELTPELKKEGMARELINRIQNLRKETGLEITDRINVTVAPNEETDAAIEAFADYIKGQVLADSIEIGDNAGVETEFDDFKLNILVEKN; from the coding sequence ATGGCTAAGAAATTTGCCGAGCACAACGGTCTGAATTTGACTCAGACAAACAATGACGTACTAGCAGCGTGGGAGAAAAATGATATCTTCCACAAGTCTATCGACGAGCGTGAAGGCTGCCCTCAGTTTATCTTCTTCGAGGGACCTCCATCAGCTAATGGCCACCCGGGTATTCACCACGTGTTGGCACGTAGTATCAAGGATACATTCAACAGATACAAGACCATGAAGGGCTTCCAGGTTCACCGCAAGGCGGGATGGGATACCCACGGACTCCCTGTTGAACTCGGTGTCGAGAAGGAACTCGGCATCACCAAGAAGGATATCGACAACAAGGCTTCCGAGAAGTATATCTCTACCGAGGATTACAACCACAAGTGCCGCGAGAACGTGATGAAGTTCACCGCCGAGTGGCGCGAGTTGACCGAGAAGATGGGTTACTTCGTAGATCTCGATCATCCTTATATCACCTACGATAACAAGTATATCGAGACTCTCTGGTGGCTCCTCAAGCAGCTCTACAACAAGGGTCTGCTCTACAAGGGTTACACCATCCAGCCATATTCTCCAGGTGCGGGTACAGGTTTGAGCTCTCACGAGTTGAACCAGCCTGGATGCTACCGCGATGTTAAGGACCTCACCACCACAGCCCAGTTCCTCATCAAGGATCCTAAGGCAGAGTGGACCAAGTGGGGCAAGCCATACTTCATCGCATGGACCACTACACCTTGGACTCTGCCATCAAACGTGGCTCTCTGTGTAGGTCCTAAGATTGACTATGTAGCCATCGAGACCTACAACCTCTACAATGGCGAGCCTATGACACTCGTGATGGCTGAGGCGCTGGTAGGTTCATATCTGAAGTCTGACCAGGAGTGCAAGGAGGGTGATCTCCTGCCATTCGACAAGGAGAAGAAGCAGTGCCCATGGCGCATTATCGACCACATGAAGGGTACCGACCTCGAAGGCATGCACTACGAGCAGCTCCTGCCATGGGTAAAGCCATGCGAGAAGGTTGATCTCTTCGCACCGGCTTTCGTAACAGAATATGCTGCTGCTCATCCTGAGAAGGTGTTCGCTTCTGAGGATGGTCGCGATCAGTTCGTAGAGATGGATAGCGAGGCTTTCCGCGTAATCCTCGGCGACTACGTTACTACCGATGACGGTACAGGTATCGTGCACATCGCACCTACATTCGGTGCCGATGATGCCAAGGTGGCTAAGGATGCCAACATCCCAGCCCTCTACCTTATTAATAAGAAGGGTGAGACACGCCCAATGGTTGACCTGCAGGGTAAGTTCTATCTCATCGAAGACCTCGATGACAACTTCGTAAGCGCTTGCGTCAACAAGGAGGCATACGCTCATCACGCAGGCGACTACGTGAAGAATGCCTACGACCCACAGTTTAATGTGGATGGTGTTTGGGACAAGAAGGCTTCTGATAAGGCTGAAGACCTGAACATCGTACTCTGCTACGAGTTGAAGCAGGAGGGCAAGGCTTTCAAGAGCGAGAAGCACGTGCACAACTATCCTCACTGCTGGCGTACCGACAAGCCTATCCTCTATTACCCATTGGATAGCTGGTTTATCAAGGATACAGCCCGCAAGGAGCGCATGGTAGAACTCAACAAGACCATCAACTGGCAGCCTGAGAGCACCGGTACTGGCCGTTTCGGCAACTGGCTCGAGAACCTGAACGACTGGAACCTTTCACGTTCCCGCTTCTGGGGTACTCCATTGCCAATCTGGCGTGATGAGAACCGTGGCGAGAAGTGCATCGGCAGCCTCGAGGAACTCTATGCTGAAATCGAGAAGTCAGTGGCTGCAGGCATCATGCAGAGCAACCCATTGAAGGAGAATGGTTTCGTTCCTGGCGACTACAGTCAGGAGAACTATGATAAGATTGACCTCCACCGTCCATACGTTGACAAGATTGTATTGGTTAACGAGGAGGGCAAGCCAATGTATCGTGAGAGCGACCTCATCGACGTTTGGTTCGATTCAGGTTCAATGCCTTACGCCCAGCTCCACTACCCATTTGAGGGTGAGATGGCACGTGGCACAGAGGCAGACCGCGATGCACTCATCCACAGCACCTACGAGGGATATGCTATTCCTCCTAAGTTCTATCCAGCCGACTTCATCAATGAGGGCGTGGATCAGACCCGTGGATGGTTCTTCACCCTGCACGCCATCGCTACCATGGTATTCGATAGCGTAGCCTTCAAGAACGTAATCTCTTCTGGTCTCGTTCTCGATGCCAAGGGTAACAAGATGAGTAAGCACGTGGGTAACGTGACTAACCCATTCGAGATGATTGACAAGTATGGTGCCGACCCAGTTCGTTTCTATATGATGACCAACAGCGAGCCTTGGGACAACCTCAAGTTCGACCCTAACGGTGTGGACGAGACCCGTCGTAAGTTCTTCGGTACCTTATATAATACCTACAGTTTCTTCGCCCTCTATGCTAATGTAGATGGTTTCGATGCAGAGGCTGCTCAGGTGCCATTCGAGAAGCGCCCAGAGATCGACCGCTGGATTCTCTCTTCACTCAATACCCTCATCAAGGGCGTTGACAGAGAGTTGGCTGGCTATGATCCAACCCGCGCAGGCCGTCTCATCGATGCATTCGTCAACGATGACCTCTCTAACTGGTACGTTCGTCTGAACCGTAAACGTTTCTGGGGTAAGGAGATGAGCGAGGATAAGCTGAGTGCTTACCAGACTCTCTATACCTGCCTGATGACAGTGGCTAAGCTGCTGGCACCATTCGCTCCATTCTATGCAGACGAGTTGTATCACGACTTGGGCGGCGAGTTGGAGAGCGTACATCTCGATAAGTTCCCTGTAGCAGATGAAACTGCTATCGATGCCGACCTGGAGGAGCGTATGGCCATCGCCCAGAAGATTACTTCTATGGTATTGGCATTGCGCCGCAAGGTGAACATCAAGGTTCGTCAGCCACTGCAGCAGATCATGATTCCTGCAGTAGATGATGTACAGAAGGCACACATCGAGGCAGTAGCCGGACTGTTGAAGAACGAGGTGAACGTGAAGGAGGTTAACTTCATTGAGGGTCAGGGCATTCTCGTAAAGAAGGTGAAGTGTAACTTTAGAGTGATGGGTAAGAAGTTCGGCAAGCTGATGAAGGGTGTTGCTGCCCAGATGTCAGCGCTCGATCAGGACCAGATTGCAGCCTTCGAGAAGGCAGGCAACATCACATTGAATATCGACGGACAGGAAGCCGTGGTAGAGGTAGCCGACGTGGAGATTATCTCTGAGGATATTCCAGGATGGCTCGTATCTAACGAGGGCAATCTGACCGTAGCGCTTGAGGTAGAGTTGACCCCAGAATTGAAGAAGGAGGGTATGGCTCGTGAGTTGATCAACCGTATCCAGAACCTCCGCAAGGAGACAGGTCTGGAGATTACCGACCGCATCAACGTAACTGTGGCTCCTAATGAGGAGACTGACGCAGCCATCGAGGCATTCGCCGACTACATCAAGGGTCAGGTATTGGCAGACAGCATCGAAATCGGCGACAACGCAGGTGTTGAGACCGAGTTTGATGACTTTAAGTTGAACATTCTCGTAGAGAAGAATTAA
- a CDS encoding NADH peroxidase, producing MKKKFICTVCGYIYEGTEAPEKCPICKAPASKFKEMEDAVDDDMTFATVHVLGQAFKDSVNEDVIKGLKDHFNGECGEVGMYLAMARQADREGYPEIAEAYKRYAYEEADHASRFAELLGEVLGDTKSNLEARIAAEKGACEDKFRIAKLAKEQGSDAIHDTVHEMAKDEARHCAGFAGLYKRYFK from the coding sequence ATGAAGAAAAAGTTTATTTGCACCGTTTGCGGTTACATTTACGAAGGTACAGAAGCACCTGAGAAGTGCCCTATCTGCAAGGCTCCAGCCAGCAAGTTCAAAGAGATGGAAGATGCAGTAGATGACGATATGACATTTGCTACCGTTCACGTTCTCGGTCAGGCATTTAAGGATAGCGTTAATGAAGACGTTATCAAGGGTTTGAAGGACCATTTCAATGGTGAGTGTGGCGAGGTAGGTATGTATCTTGCTATGGCACGCCAGGCAGATCGTGAAGGCTATCCTGAAATTGCAGAGGCTTACAAACGTTATGCCTATGAGGAGGCTGATCACGCTTCTCGTTTTGCAGAACTTCTCGGTGAGGTTTTGGGTGATACCAAGAGCAATCTCGAGGCTCGTATTGCAGCAGAGAAGGGTGCTTGTGAGGATAAGTTCCGCATTGCCAAGCTTGCTAAGGAGCAGGGTTCAGATGCTATCCACGATACCGTTCATGAGATGGCTAAGGATGAAGCCCGCCACTGTGCAGGTTTTGCAGGTCTCTACAAGAGATACTTCAAGTAA
- a CDS encoding TraR/DksA family transcriptional regulator produces MANEKLRYSDQELEEFRAIIDEKLKVAKQTYHDCMAQLNHSDSNDVVDTSPTYKALEEGSEAQSKEEIIQMAQRQQKFIKGLEAALVRIQNKTYGIDRETGELIPKERLRAVPHATLSVASKEARKK; encoded by the coding sequence ATGGCTAACGAAAAACTGCGTTATAGCGATCAGGAGCTCGAGGAGTTCCGCGCTATCATTGATGAGAAATTGAAGGTGGCAAAGCAGACTTATCATGATTGTATGGCTCAGCTGAACCACTCAGACAGTAATGATGTGGTAGATACATCACCAACCTACAAGGCTCTTGAAGAGGGTAGTGAAGCACAAAGCAAGGAAGAAATCATCCAGATGGCTCAGCGTCAGCAGAAGTTCATCAAGGGATTGGAAGCAGCTTTGGTTCGTATCCAGAACAAGACCTATGGTATTGACCGCGAAACAGGCGAGTTGATTCCTAAGGAGCGTTTGCGTGCTGTACCTCATGCCACTTTGAGTGTAGCTTCTAAGGAGGCTAGAAAGAAGTAA
- a CDS encoding lipoprotein signal peptidase, with protein sequence MEKTSKIKYGWLVTAMVVVLLVIDQIIKVYIKTHFCLGESVRVTDWFYIEFVENNGMAWGMSFIGKFWLSLLRLVAICALSIYLYRIIKRGTYRLLYIILVALVLTGAIGNMIDSIFYGLIFTGASPYYVSYLVPFGEGYAPVLMGKVVDMFRFPFFTYTWPEWFPFWGGQHGTFFDPVFNFADSCVSVGIISLLLFCRKELEALGGGDKEKKVKDSSFIETAEEKIKSQSQENKEDK encoded by the coding sequence ATGGAGAAAACAAGTAAAATTAAATACGGATGGCTCGTCACGGCAATGGTGGTTGTGCTTCTTGTTATCGATCAGATTATCAAGGTGTACATCAAGACCCATTTTTGCCTTGGCGAGTCTGTTCGTGTTACTGATTGGTTTTATATCGAATTTGTTGAGAACAACGGAATGGCTTGGGGTATGTCGTTTATCGGCAAGTTCTGGCTAAGTCTGTTGCGCCTGGTAGCCATCTGTGCGTTGAGCATTTATCTGTATCGCATCATTAAGCGTGGTACCTATCGCCTGTTATACATCATTCTGGTGGCGCTGGTTCTGACGGGTGCAATCGGCAATATGATTGATTCCATCTTCTACGGACTTATCTTCACCGGTGCTTCACCTTATTATGTATCTTATCTTGTGCCTTTCGGCGAGGGGTATGCACCCGTGCTCATGGGCAAGGTGGTTGATATGTTCCGCTTTCCGTTCTTCACCTATACATGGCCTGAATGGTTCCCTTTCTGGGGTGGACAGCATGGTACATTCTTCGATCCTGTATTCAATTTTGCAGATTCCTGTGTATCAGTCGGCATCATTTCTCTCTTGCTTTTCTGTAGAAAAGAACTGGAAGCTCTCGGAGGTGGTGATAAGGAGAAGAAGGTTAAAGATTCTTCTTTTATTGAAACTGCTGAAGAAAAGATAAAGTCTCAATCTCAAGAAAATAAGGAGGACAAGTAA
- the nadC gene encoding carboxylating nicotinate-nucleotide diphosphorylase: MLSVDQLEDKLIDLAFAEDIGDGDHTTLCCIPEDAMGKSHLLIKEDGVLAGVEMAKKVFARFDPTMKVEVLLQDGTHVKKGDIAMIVEGKTRSLLQTERLMLNIMQRMSGIATMTAKYVKRLEGTKTHILDTRKTTPGLRMLEKQAVKIGGGMNHRIGLFDMILLKDNHIDFAGGIDNAIDRCHAYLKEKGLDLKIEIEVRSFDELDQVLKHGGVNRIMLDNFSVPDTKKAVDIIAGKYETESSGGITYDTIRDYAEQGVDFISVGALTHSVKGLDMSFKACE, from the coding sequence ATGTTAAGCGTAGATCAATTAGAAGACAAGTTGATAGACTTGGCATTTGCTGAGGATATCGGTGATGGCGACCACACAACTTTGTGTTGTATCCCAGAAGACGCCATGGGTAAGAGCCACTTGCTTATCAAGGAAGATGGCGTGTTGGCAGGTGTTGAAATGGCAAAGAAGGTATTTGCCCGTTTCGATCCTACCATGAAGGTAGAAGTGTTGCTTCAGGATGGAACCCATGTTAAGAAGGGTGACATTGCAATGATTGTAGAGGGCAAGACCCGTTCTTTGCTCCAGACAGAGCGCTTGATGCTCAATATCATGCAGCGTATGAGTGGCATTGCTACCATGACTGCTAAGTATGTAAAGCGTCTTGAGGGTACCAAGACTCATATCCTTGATACCCGTAAGACAACTCCAGGTCTTCGCATGTTGGAGAAGCAGGCTGTTAAGATTGGTGGTGGTATGAACCATCGCATTGGTCTTTTTGATATGATTCTCTTGAAAGATAACCATATCGATTTCGCCGGTGGCATCGACAATGCCATCGACCGTTGCCATGCTTATCTGAAGGAGAAGGGCCTCGACCTGAAGATTGAAATCGAGGTTCGCAGTTTCGATGAACTTGACCAGGTATTGAAACATGGTGGTGTAAATCGTATCATGCTAGATAACTTCTCTGTGCCTGATACTAAGAAGGCTGTAGACATCATCGCAGGTAAGTATGAGACTGAGTCTTCTGGCGGTATCACTTACGATACCATCCGCGATTATGCAGAGCAGGGAGTTGATTTCATCTCTGTTGGTGCCTTGACACATAGTGTGAAGGGCTTGGATATGAGTTTCAAGGCTTGCGAATAA
- a CDS encoding dipeptidase, whose protein sequence is MAVAMLGSVSEAEACTNFIVGKKASVDGSVMCSYSADDYGMFQNLCHFPAGKHAKGEMRKICDWDTNKYHGEIPEAAETYNVIGNINEWQVTIGETTYGGREEMADSTGIMDYGSLIYVALQRSKTAREAIKVMTTLANTYGYNSEGETFTICDPNEAWIMEMMGKGPGSKGVVWVALRIPDNAVCAHANQSRIGKFNMKDKKNVMYAKDVVSFARSKGWYQGKDADFSWKMAYAKPDFSGRRFCDARAWALLNHFYDMSPYLDWALGKDSNAKDMPLWVVPNKKVSVADVEACMRDHYEGTPLSVADGTDIGGGIWQMPYRPTPLMFKVDGKQCFNERPVSTQQSGFVFVSQMRSWMPREIGGVLWFGNDDANMVAFTPIYCSSTVRPECYNTPGADAVNFSFKNAYWVCNMTSNMVYPRYSQMFPTLKEVRDSLDNSYFAAQPGVEAKAQELYAQDPQAAVKYLNNYGIEKAQQMLARWQQLFQFMVVKYNDMIIKPTKKDGSFEKTPYGLGATPVRPGYPEKYAKELIKQTGDKFLVPETK, encoded by the coding sequence ATGGCTGTGGCTATGTTGGGCAGTGTCTCTGAGGCTGAGGCATGTACCAACTTTATAGTAGGAAAAAAAGCATCGGTTGATGGATCTGTGATGTGTTCATATAGTGCCGATGACTATGGTATGTTCCAAAATCTCTGTCATTTTCCTGCCGGTAAGCATGCTAAGGGCGAGATGCGTAAGATTTGCGATTGGGATACCAATAAATATCATGGTGAGATTCCGGAGGCTGCCGAGACTTATAATGTGATTGGCAATATCAATGAATGGCAGGTCACCATCGGTGAAACTACTTATGGTGGACGTGAGGAGATGGCTGATTCTACAGGTATCATGGACTATGGTTCACTCATCTATGTAGCTCTGCAGCGTAGTAAGACTGCCCGTGAGGCTATCAAGGTGATGACCACCCTCGCCAATACCTATGGTTATAATTCAGAAGGCGAGACCTTTACCATCTGTGATCCGAACGAAGCTTGGATTATGGAGATGATGGGCAAGGGACCAGGCTCAAAGGGCGTGGTTTGGGTAGCTCTCCGTATTCCTGATAATGCAGTTTGTGCACATGCTAACCAGAGTCGTATCGGCAAGTTCAATATGAAGGATAAGAAAAACGTGATGTATGCCAAGGATGTCGTTTCTTTTGCTCGCAGTAAGGGTTGGTATCAGGGCAAGGATGCTGATTTCTCATGGAAAATGGCATATGCTAAGCCTGATTTCTCAGGACGTCGTTTCTGCGATGCTCGTGCTTGGGCTCTCTTGAATCATTTCTATGATATGAGTCCTTATCTTGATTGGGCTTTGGGTAAGGATTCTAATGCGAAGGATATGCCTCTCTGGGTGGTTCCAAACAAGAAGGTGAGTGTTGCTGATGTTGAGGCTTGCATGCGTGACCATTATGAGGGTACACCTCTTTCTGTTGCTGATGGCACTGATATCGGAGGTGGTATCTGGCAGATGCCTTACAGGCCAACTCCATTGATGTTTAAGGTGGATGGAAAGCAGTGCTTCAACGAACGACCGGTCAGCACCCAGCAGAGTGGTTTTGTTTTTGTTAGCCAGATGCGTTCATGGATGCCTAGAGAGATTGGCGGTGTTCTTTGGTTTGGTAATGATGATGCCAATATGGTAGCGTTCACACCAATCTACTGTTCTTCTACAGTTCGTCCTGAGTGTTATAACACACCGGGAGCAGATGCAGTGAATTTCAGTTTCAAGAATGCTTACTGGGTGTGCAATATGACCAGCAATATGGTTTATCCTCGTTACAGCCAGATGTTCCCAACTTTGAAGGAGGTTCGTGATAGTCTGGATAACAGCTATTTTGCTGCACAGCCAGGTGTTGAGGCTAAGGCTCAGGAACTGTATGCACAGGATCCACAGGCTGCTGTCAAGTATCTCAATAATTATGGTATTGAGAAGGCACAGCAGATGTTGGCGCGTTGGCAACAGCTCTTCCAGTTTATGGTAGTGAAGTATAATGACATGATTATCAAGCCAACCAAAAAAGATGGCAGTTTCGAGAAGACTCCTTATGGATTAGGTGCAACCCCAGTTCGTCCTGGGTATCCTGAGAAATATGCCAAGGAACTTATTAAGCAAACAGGAGACAAGTTCCTGGTTCCTGAAACAAAGTAA
- a CDS encoding DUF4296 domain-containing protein translates to MKKAFLYLCWIVTFCAVFASCKPSLPRDVLSKGKMTDILFDYHIALAMAQSEDGGSEKNSLAYREAVLKKHDVTSADFDSSMVYYMRHTELLHDVYKDLAERLDKEAVALGGNSAGNSDFDNLTAVGDTANIWKDATSMVFSPDEGFNSRSFKIEADTAFHKGDRFRLDFESQFIFQDGMRDGIALLAVQFKNDSVAQTVIHIQSAQHYSVELADNDSLGVKCIKGYFMLSEGGFSSDVGSLTTLKLMFVNKIRLIRMHPKKVAPVSSSAASSDSAKVDTARKTRIPGPSVPARPDGALAPPTSAPVPMPDKPIQMTSH, encoded by the coding sequence ATGAAGAAAGCTTTTCTTTATCTCTGTTGGATAGTAACCTTTTGTGCAGTCTTCGCTTCTTGCAAGCCTTCGCTGCCAAGAGATGTGCTCTCTAAAGGAAAGATGACGGATATTCTCTTCGATTATCACATCGCTCTTGCTATGGCTCAGAGTGAAGACGGTGGTAGTGAGAAGAATAGTCTGGCTTATCGCGAGGCTGTACTGAAGAAACATGATGTCACCTCGGCAGACTTCGACAGTTCGATGGTTTATTATATGCGCCATACTGAATTGCTGCATGATGTGTATAAGGATTTGGCTGAAAGATTGGATAAAGAGGCTGTTGCATTGGGTGGAAACAGTGCAGGAAATAGTGATTTTGACAATCTTACTGCTGTTGGTGATACTGCCAATATCTGGAAGGATGCTACTTCGATGGTATTCTCGCCTGATGAGGGCTTCAACAGTCGCAGTTTTAAAATTGAAGCTGATACTGCTTTCCATAAGGGTGACCGGTTCCGTCTTGATTTCGAATCGCAGTTTATCTTCCAGGATGGTATGCGTGATGGTATCGCTTTGCTGGCTGTTCAGTTCAAGAACGATAGTGTGGCACAGACTGTAATTCATATTCAGAGTGCTCAGCACTATAGTGTAGAACTCGCTGATAATGATAGCCTTGGAGTCAAATGTATAAAGGGGTACTTTATGTTGAGTGAGGGTGGCTTCAGTTCTGATGTCGGTTCTTTGACGACTCTTAAACTGATGTTTGTCAATAAGATTCGTCTCATCCGTATGCATCCTAAAAAGGTGGCACCGGTTTCTTCTTCTGCAGCATCTTCTGATTCGGCAAAAGTAGATACTGCTCGTAAGACCCGTATACCAGGTCCGAGTGTTCCAGCACGTCCGGATGGAGCTTTGGCGCCTCCGACCAGTGCACCGGTTCCTATGCCTGATAAACCTATTCAGATGACGAGTCATTAG
- a CDS encoding Fur family transcriptional regulator, giving the protein MKQTEAYQRLVEKGIRPSLQRIAIMDWLINHPTHPTIEDVYKGLAESIPTLSKTTVYNTLRMLSEHNAAQMITIDEHRVCYDGNIKSHVHFYCRNCGKVIDFFGEPAPTVEPGKEIEGNIVLEEQLYYRGICTECAKKGVKSPLTETVH; this is encoded by the coding sequence ATGAAGCAGACAGAAGCCTATCAAAGACTCGTGGAGAAAGGTATCCGACCATCACTCCAGCGTATTGCCATCATGGATTGGCTTATTAATCATCCCACTCATCCAACTATCGAGGATGTGTACAAAGGATTAGCTGAAAGTATCCCAACATTGAGCAAGACAACCGTTTACAATACACTCAGAATGTTGAGTGAGCACAATGCGGCTCAAATGATCACAATCGATGAACATCGCGTGTGTTATGATGGAAATATTAAAAGCCACGTTCACTTCTATTGCAGAAATTGTGGCAAGGTAATTGACTTTTTCGGCGAACCTGCTCCAACAGTGGAACCAGGAAAGGAAATTGAAGGAAACATCGTATTGGAAGAACAGCTCTACTACAGAGGAATCTGTACAGAATGCGCTAAAAAAGGCGTAAAGTCACCTCTCACAGAGACTGTTCATTAA
- a CDS encoding LolA-like putative outer membrane lipoprotein chaperone, with the protein MKKILALTFVAMMSIGAMAQTAQQVLDKTAAVIGNKGGASANFKMSSSKYGSASGSIAIKGNKFNARTPQAIVWFNGKTQWTYLKKTNEVNVSNPTQAQQMSMNPYTFINIYKTGYKSTLKTAGSNYVVHLVANNQKRSVAEMYITINKKTHIPSVVKMRQGNTWSTITVSNFRAKSVSNSTFNFNSKECPGAEVIDLR; encoded by the coding sequence ATGAAAAAGATTTTAGCATTGACTTTCGTTGCAATGATGAGCATCGGAGCCATGGCGCAGACTGCGCAACAGGTACTTGATAAGACCGCTGCCGTTATTGGCAACAAAGGTGGAGCTAGCGCCAACTTCAAGATGAGCAGCTCTAAGTATGGATCAGCAAGCGGCAGTATTGCCATCAAAGGCAACAAGTTTAACGCCCGTACCCCGCAAGCCATCGTCTGGTTCAACGGCAAGACCCAGTGGACTTATCTAAAGAAAACCAACGAGGTGAATGTCAGCAACCCTACACAGGCTCAGCAGATGTCCATGAACCCTTATACCTTTATTAATATATATAAGACTGGTTATAAGTCAACGCTCAAGACAGCAGGCAGTAACTATGTAGTACATCTCGTTGCCAATAACCAGAAACGTTCTGTAGCCGAAATGTATATCACCATCAACAAAAAGACACATATTCCATCAGTTGTCAAGATGCGACAGGGCAATACCTGGAGTACCATTACGGTAAGTAACTTCAGAGCCAAGAGCGTTTCTAACAGCACATTCAATTTCAACAGCAAGGAATGTCCAGGAGCTGAAGTCATCGACCTGAGATAA